A genomic region of Microthrixaceae bacterium contains the following coding sequences:
- a CDS encoding enoyl-CoA hydratase/isomerase family protein yields the protein MLLNRPAKRNELSTALLRELAAVARWFDSVSEVRAVVISGAGDHFSAGADLEAFSGPAAAKELVMTCRPFDAAEARSR from the coding sequence GTGCTGTTGAACCGACCGGCTAAACGCAACGAATTGTCCACCGCGTTGCTCCGGGAGCTGGCGGCCGTCGCCCGTTGGTTCGACAGCGTCTCGGAGGTTCGAGCCGTGGTGATCAGCGGCGCAGGCGACCATTTCAGCGCTGGCGCCGACCTCGAAGCGTTCTCCGGTCCCGCCGCGGCGAAGGAGTTGGTCATGACCTGTCGGCCCTTCGACGCAGCGGAGGCCCGCTCGCGATAG
- a CDS encoding helix-turn-helix transcriptional regulator produces MLALVANGRTNAEIAAELFVGLSTAKTHVASLMTKIGARNRVEIAMWAYDTGRAR; encoded by the coding sequence GTGCTCGCACTCGTCGCGAACGGTCGGACCAACGCCGAGATCGCCGCCGAGCTTTTTGTCGGTCTGAGTACGGCCAAAACCCACGTCGCATCGTTGATGACCAAGATCGGCGCCCGCAACCGGGTGGAGATCGCGATGTGGGCCTACGACACCGGACGTGCCCGGTGA
- a CDS encoding response regulator transcription factor translates to MTIRVVVADDQDLVRAGLVMILGAQPDIEVVGEAADGLSAVDLATRLRPDVLLVDIRMPGLDGVEVTRRLAGPEVADPMAVVVITTFDLDEYVLGALRAGARGFLLKDAGPDLLVQAIRAAAVGDALIAPNVTRRLLATLADRAPRTPVQPIDRLTER, encoded by the coding sequence ATGACGATCCGCGTCGTGGTGGCCGATGATCAGGATCTGGTCCGGGCCGGATTGGTGATGATTCTGGGGGCACAACCCGACATCGAGGTCGTGGGCGAGGCAGCGGACGGCCTCAGCGCTGTCGACCTCGCCACCCGGCTGCGTCCCGATGTCCTGCTTGTCGATATCCGGATGCCCGGGCTCGACGGCGTCGAGGTGACACGCCGCCTCGCCGGGCCAGAGGTTGCGGACCCGATGGCGGTCGTCGTGATCACGACCTTCGACCTCGACGAGTACGTCCTCGGTGCGCTGCGCGCTGGCGCCCGAGGGTTCCTGCTGAAAGACGCCGGACCGGACCTACTCGTACAAGCTATCCGTGCGGCGGCCGTCGGCGACGCGCTGATCGCGCCCAACGTGACCCGCAGGTTGCTGGCGACCTTGGCCGATCGTGCGCCGCGGACACCGGTTCAGCCGATCGACCGGCTCACCGAACGCTAG
- a CDS encoding sensor histidine kinase, producing the protein MPSSFLHESRPADAPPVDRLDRILAYGFAVVVLVEGVVRPDVAWRVFVTVAALALSPALLLRRRSPLVSVAIGFGVAGVLSILQLATRSDELGLYSMMVVPVLLYSLVRWGSGREVVVGTAFVTVVVATGMYASATGWADVFGGIVFLLLFVCLGAVFRFRSALWQRQELEIRSEERVALARELHDIVAHHVSAIAVQAQAGGAVAATQPDKAHQVFSAIESEASSALAEMRTMVRVLREGEGADFSPQPGVADLAALARPDATPAIAVSLASSVAQLPPPVDAAIYRLAQEALTNAVRHGTDATAVEIVVFSDRNTVRLSVADDGRAAHGAASRPGFGLIGMEERAKLLGGTLSAGPGPEGGWLVEAVLPLDAPT; encoded by the coding sequence ATGCCGTCTTCATTCCTGCACGAGTCGCGACCCGCCGATGCGCCACCCGTCGATCGGCTCGACCGGATCCTGGCGTACGGATTCGCGGTCGTGGTCCTCGTTGAGGGCGTGGTTCGACCGGATGTGGCTTGGCGGGTGTTCGTCACGGTGGCGGCGCTGGCACTGAGTCCGGCATTGCTGTTGCGGAGGCGATCGCCGCTCGTCTCGGTGGCGATCGGATTCGGCGTTGCCGGCGTGCTTTCGATACTCCAGTTGGCGACGCGATCCGATGAGCTCGGCCTCTACTCCATGATGGTGGTCCCGGTGCTGCTGTACTCCCTGGTGCGGTGGGGGTCGGGTCGTGAGGTCGTCGTCGGAACGGCGTTCGTGACCGTTGTGGTCGCGACTGGGATGTATGCCTCAGCCACCGGGTGGGCCGACGTCTTCGGTGGCATCGTCTTTCTGTTGTTGTTCGTCTGCCTCGGCGCGGTGTTTCGTTTCCGCTCCGCCTTATGGCAACGCCAGGAACTCGAGATTCGTAGCGAGGAGCGAGTGGCCCTGGCCCGTGAGCTGCATGACATCGTTGCGCACCACGTGTCGGCCATCGCCGTTCAGGCACAGGCCGGTGGAGCGGTCGCCGCGACGCAGCCGGACAAGGCTCACCAGGTGTTCTCGGCGATCGAGTCGGAGGCCTCCTCTGCCCTGGCCGAAATGAGGACGATGGTGCGGGTGCTGCGCGAGGGTGAAGGCGCCGACTTCTCCCCACAGCCGGGAGTCGCTGACCTGGCGGCGCTGGCGCGGCCCGACGCGACGCCGGCCATCGCGGTCTCGCTGGCTAGCTCGGTAGCGCAGCTCCCACCCCCTGTGGACGCAGCGATCTACCGGCTCGCTCAGGAGGCACTGACCAACGCCGTGCGGCATGGCACCGATGCGACCGCCGTCGAAATCGTCGTGTTCAGCGACCGCAACACCGTCAGGCTGAGCGTCGCCGACGATGGGCGGGCCGCTCACGGCGCAGCTTCGAGGCCAGGGTTCGGTCTGATCGGCATGGAGGAACGCGCCAAGCTGCTCGGCGGAACGCTTTCGGCGGGACCGGGGCCCGAAGGCGGCTGGTTGGTCGAGGCCGTGTTGCCGTTGGATGCACCGACATGA
- a CDS encoding ABC transporter ATP-binding protein — MTDHALELTSVTKCFGGVRALDQLDLVVPAGEVYGFLGPNGAGKSTAMRVLLGLLRSDSGTARLLGGDPWADAADLHRRIAFVPGDVALWPGLTGGEIIDVIGRLRGGHNPATRSALIERFQLDPTKRARTYSKGNRQKVALVAAFAADADLYLLDEPTSGLDPLMEVVFQECVIEANRRGATVLLSSHILAEVETLCDRIGIIRDGRMVRTATLDELQHMGRTTVSATVHSPLNLGALCGIHTPEVNGDRVTFSVDSEHLGAALAALYEAGVSSLNAHPPTLEELFLAHYDTEVVQ; from the coding sequence ATGACTGACCACGCACTGGAATTGACCTCGGTCACCAAGTGTTTCGGCGGTGTCCGAGCACTCGACCAACTCGACCTGGTCGTGCCGGCCGGCGAGGTGTACGGCTTTCTCGGTCCGAACGGCGCCGGGAAGTCAACCGCGATGCGGGTCCTGCTCGGCCTCTTGCGAAGCGACAGCGGCACGGCGCGACTCCTCGGCGGCGATCCATGGGCCGACGCCGCCGACCTTCACCGAAGAATCGCCTTCGTGCCCGGCGATGTCGCCCTGTGGCCGGGGCTCACCGGCGGCGAGATCATCGACGTGATCGGCCGGTTGCGCGGCGGTCACAACCCAGCCACACGTTCCGCCCTGATCGAACGCTTCCAACTCGATCCGACCAAACGCGCGCGCACCTACTCAAAAGGCAATCGTCAGAAGGTCGCGCTGGTCGCTGCATTCGCAGCGGATGCCGACCTGTACCTGCTCGACGAACCGACCTCGGGGCTCGACCCGCTCATGGAAGTCGTCTTTCAGGAGTGCGTGATCGAAGCGAACCGTCGTGGCGCAACCGTGTTGTTATCGAGCCACATCCTCGCGGAGGTCGAGACGCTGTGCGACCGGATCGGCATCATCCGCGACGGTCGGATGGTACGAACCGCGACGTTGGACGAACTTCAGCACATGGGCCGGACCACCGTGTCCGCGACGGTTCACTCGCCGCTGAACCTGGGGGCGCTCTGCGGGATCCACACGCCGGAGGTCAACGGAGATCGAGTCACCTTCAGCGTGGATTCCGAACATCTCGGCGCCGCGTTGGCAGCGCTGTACGAGGCTGGGGTCAGCTCGTTGAACGCGCATCCACCGACTCTCGAGGAACTGTTTCTGGCCCACTACGACACAGAGGTCGTCCAATGA
- the nhaA gene encoding Na+/H+ antiporter NhaA — MSMPKIAGTRPSFLNSDRVLAKAVRPIVQFSRIEAAGGIVLVASAAVALVWANSPWSAGYEALWSTPVRFEIGTYAFREDLGHVVNDLLMAVFFFVVGMEIKRELVTGELRDRRAVALPAIAALGGMVVPATIYLAVNAGGDGSAGWGIPMATDIAFALGIVALLGRRVPGTVKVMLLTLAIVDDIGAIVVIAVFYTDRVEWNFVLAAAGCAALLAAMHRGRVLYMPVIGLVGLVLWVLVYESGIHATIAGVVMGLLTPARPAQPALETERIIDVLEGDDDLDAEEVRAAAFAIRDSVSACDRLIEALHPWTSYVIVPIFALANAGIALSRESIGSPSRVFVGVFVALVAGKLIGISAASWLAVRFGLARLPAGATWGHVVGVGALGGIGFTVSLFITGLAFDDPGLVVDAKVGVLLASITAAGVGAAIFASTSSTTSQPLVSEPRVRRGN, encoded by the coding sequence ATGTCCATGCCGAAGATTGCGGGTACTCGCCCGTCGTTTCTCAACAGCGACCGGGTGTTGGCGAAGGCGGTGCGCCCCATCGTGCAGTTCTCCCGCATCGAGGCAGCCGGTGGGATCGTGCTGGTCGCCTCGGCGGCCGTCGCGCTCGTGTGGGCCAACTCGCCGTGGAGCGCTGGGTATGAAGCGTTGTGGTCGACCCCGGTTCGATTCGAGATCGGTACCTATGCGTTTCGCGAGGACCTTGGCCATGTGGTCAACGACCTGTTGATGGCGGTGTTCTTCTTCGTCGTCGGCATGGAGATCAAACGCGAACTCGTCACCGGCGAACTGCGCGACCGACGCGCCGTCGCGCTCCCGGCGATCGCCGCACTCGGTGGAATGGTGGTGCCCGCGACGATCTACCTGGCCGTCAACGCTGGCGGCGATGGAAGCGCCGGCTGGGGAATTCCGATGGCGACCGACATCGCGTTCGCACTCGGTATCGTCGCGTTGTTGGGTCGGCGCGTTCCGGGCACGGTCAAGGTGATGCTGCTCACACTCGCAATCGTCGACGACATCGGTGCAATCGTCGTGATCGCGGTGTTCTACACCGATCGAGTCGAATGGAACTTCGTCCTTGCCGCAGCGGGTTGCGCCGCTTTGCTGGCCGCGATGCACCGAGGTCGGGTCCTGTACATGCCGGTGATCGGCCTTGTCGGGCTGGTGTTGTGGGTGCTGGTCTACGAGTCCGGTATTCACGCCACCATCGCCGGAGTCGTCATGGGGCTGCTGACCCCCGCCCGTCCGGCACAACCCGCGTTGGAGACCGAACGGATCATCGACGTGCTCGAAGGCGACGACGACCTCGACGCCGAAGAGGTGCGGGCTGCCGCGTTCGCGATCCGAGATTCAGTCTCGGCATGTGACCGCTTGATCGAGGCGCTCCACCCGTGGACCAGTTATGTGATCGTGCCGATCTTCGCGTTGGCCAACGCCGGGATCGCCCTGTCCCGCGAATCGATCGGTTCGCCCTCGAGGGTGTTCGTCGGTGTGTTCGTCGCACTGGTTGCCGGCAAACTCATCGGCATTTCGGCGGCGAGTTGGCTCGCGGTGCGGTTCGGCCTCGCCCGGCTCCCCGCCGGAGCCACTTGGGGCCACGTCGTCGGAGTTGGCGCGCTCGGCGGCATCGGGTTCACCGTGTCGTTGTTCATCACCGGACTCGCTTTCGACGATCCGGGACTCGTCGTCGACGCCAAAGTCGGCGTGCTGCTGGCGTCGATCACGGCCGCCGGTGTCGGGGCCGCGATCTTCGCCAGCACGTCGTCAACAACTTCCCAGCCCCTTGTGTCCGAACCCCGCGTCAGGAGGGGGAACTAG
- a CDS encoding zinc-binding dehydrogenase, with protein sequence MGATANSLLHAEAQRLEFGVSAHQVHRHLLFGCRGLPAPVIGAASGPVPPIDVNVLNVGGSLYLTRPTVMHHIGTAAELNRRAAEVFGWIASGKLRVDIGARFAIADVADAFTALESRGTTGKVVLRH encoded by the coding sequence GTGGGCGCGACGGCCAACAGCCTTCTCCACGCCGAGGCGCAGCGACTCGAGTTCGGTGTCTCTGCCCACCAGGTGCATCGGCACCTCCTGTTCGGCTGCAGAGGCCTGCCGGCTCCCGTGATCGGCGCCGCGAGCGGCCCGGTGCCGCCGATCGACGTCAATGTGCTCAACGTCGGTGGATCGCTGTATCTGACTCGGCCGACGGTGATGCACCACATCGGCACCGCCGCTGAGTTGAATCGGCGTGCGGCCGAGGTCTTTGGCTGGATCGCATCGGGCAAGCTACGCGTCGATATCGGAGCCCGCTTCGCTATCGCCGATGTCGCCGACGCGTTCACCGCGTTGGAATCACGCGGCACCACCGGAAAGGTGGTCCTTCGACACTGA